DNA sequence from the Bacillota bacterium genome:
CACCTTGATGCCGTTGTCGTCCACGGGGTTGTGCGACGCCGAGATCATCACGCCGGCAGCCGCCTCGGTGCTGTACGTAAGCCAGCTCAGGGCCGGGGTCGGCAGCACCCCAAGGCGCACCACGTCGGCGCCGGCCGACGTGATCCCTGCTGTCACGGCTGCTTCCAGCATGCCGCTGGAGATCCGGGTGTCGGTGGCCACGAAGACGAACGGGCGCCCGTCGGCGGGCCGGCGGAACTGCTCGCCCCCGTCTCCCCACCCGACGACCAGCGCGCCGGTAGCACGCCCAAGCTTGTAGGCCAGAAGGGGCGAAAGTTCTCGGTTGGCAATTCCTCGCACACCGTCGGTCCCGAAGAGTCTACCCATGCCTCCACCTCCCCTTCTTCTCTATCGGACGCCCGCCCGCCCGATCGGACGGACGCCCGCCCGGCGAGGCACCAGGAGCATCCGATCCCACGGCTGGAGCTCGAGCATCAGGCGGCGGCCGCCCTGGATCCTGCGCCCGGACAGAAGGTCGGTCCAGGGCGCCTCTCGGCCCTCCGCCTCCGCCGCCAGCTCCTCACCGACGTCCAGCGAAACCGCCTGCACTTCGTCGCTTCGGGAAATGACGCAGATGGCCGCGCCCTCCCGGCCCCGCACGGCCAGCCGGCCGAACGCCGCCACGTCGTCGGACCCCTCCACCTCCACCGCCGCCAGCTCTCCGGCGGCCAGCGCGCGCACCCGGCGTCTCAGGTGCACGAGGGCGCGCACGAACCGGAAGAGCGCGAGGTCCTGCCGGCGCTCGTCCCAGGGAAAGCAGCGGCGGCAGCCGGGGTCCTTGCCGCCGGTCATACCCACCTCGTCGCCGTAATAGATGGCGGGAAGCCCGGGCCAGGCCATGGCGAACAGGAACATGGCTTGCACGGCCCGCCGGTCGTGCGAGGCAACCGTCATGATGCGTTCGGTGTCGTGGCTTCCGAGAAGGTTCATCAGGCTGTAGAACGCCGGGGGCGGGTAGTGGCGAGCCTGGGCGCTGAGGCGTTCCACGAGTTCTCGGGCCCCGATGCTGCGCTGAAGGAGAAAAGCGATCAGGGCGTCCCGGAGCGGATAGTTCATGACCGCGTCGAACTGGTCGCCCCGGAGCCACTCGGCCGCGTCATGCCAGATCTCGCCCACGATGAAGGCGTCGGGGTTGAGGCCCTTGACGAGTTCTCGCCACTCTTGCCAGAAGCCTGGCTCCAGTTCGTTGGGAACGTCGAGCCGCCATCCGTCGGCCCCCAGCCCCATCCAGAAGCGGGTCACCTCGAACAGGTACGCCCTCACCTCAGGGTTGGTCGTGTTGAGCTTGGGCAGGTGCGGCAGGTTCCACCAGCAGGCGTAGCTGGGCGGGTCGCGCCGGATGGGCCACTGGTGCACGTGGTACCAGTGAAAGTACGGCGAATCGGGTCCCCTTCTCACCACGTCCTCAAACGCCCAGAACGTCTCGCCGGTGTGGTTGAAGACGGCGTCCAGGATGATCTTCATGCCCCGGCGGTGCACGTCGTCCACGAGGCGGCGAAAGTCGGAAAGCTGGCCCAGGGCCGGGTCGACGCGCATGTAGTCAGCCGCGTCGTACCGGTGGTTGGAGGGGGCCTCGACGATGGGGTTGAGGTAGATGGCGCTCACGCCGAGGGCGGCAAGATAGTCCAGCCGCCGGCGGATGCCCTCCAGATCGCCCCCGAAGAAGTTGAAGAAACTGGGCTCCCCGCCCCACGGCTCGACCCCGGGGGGGTCGTTCGACCTTTCGGCGTTGTAGAAACGGTCAGGGAAAATCTGGTAGAGTACCGCACCCTGGATCCACCGCGGCACGGAAAACAGCGGCAGCTCCTCCACGTCCACCCTGAAGCGCCCGGCCGAAAGCGGCGATGCGGCGGCCTGCTCCTCGG
Encoded proteins:
- a CDS encoding phosphoglucosamine mutase; translated protein: MGRLFGTDGVRGIANRELSPLLAYKLGRATGALVVGWGDGGEQFRRPADGRPFVFVATDTRISSGMLEAAVTAGITSAGADVVRLGVLPTPALSWLTYSTEAAAGVMISASHNPVDDNGIKV
- a CDS encoding alpha-amylase family glycosyl hydrolase, whose amino-acid sequence is MRVDATERLAAFLTAGRAEHDPRLPGSVGRSGRRQVWLRISWTGRRPVQLHVVYDDGAVRRQPAICFAGGEQANHNSGADNGSGARWEYLARLDVRRPVVLYVLEAELAGAAQHDPAVRAYYGPEEQAAASPLSAGRFRVDVEELPLFSVPRWIQGAVLYQIFPDRFYNAERSNDPPGVEPWGGEPSFFNFFGGDLEGIRRRLDYLAALGVSAIYLNPIVEAPSNHRYDAADYMRVDPALGQLSDFRRLVDDVHRRGMKIILDAVFNHTGETFWAFEDVVRRGPDSPYFHWYHVHQWPIRRDPPSYACWWNLPHLPKLNTTNPEVRAYLFEVTRFWMGLGADGWRLDVPNELEPGFWQEWRELVKGLNPDAFIVGEIWHDAAEWLRGDQFDAVMNYPLRDALIAFLLQRSIGARELVERLSAQARHYPPPAFYSLMNLLGSHDTERIMTVASHDRRAVQAMFLFAMAWPGLPAIYYGDEVGMTGGKDPGCRRCFPWDERRQDLALFRFVRALVHLRRRVRALAAGELAAVEVEGSDDVAAFGRLAVRGREGAAICVISRSDEVQAVSLDVGEELAAEAEGREAPWTDLLSGRRIQGGRRLMLELQPWDRMLLVPRRAGVRPIGRAGVR